A single region of the Pieris rapae chromosome 21, ilPieRapa1.1, whole genome shotgun sequence genome encodes:
- the LOC110995242 gene encoding allatostatin-A receptor — protein sequence MLMDYCFIVSDFHLCVLFSRPVYLEMFGAELYKIDEKYLANCTDLTADCLDLDTSQYPFPNTLWLVKPAREIAFKSSAMVIVGIIGIFLNSIILIILMRNRWLWTSSNILVGNMALVDMLTLLICPWFMLVRDFYQNYVLRNFGCRFEGFLQATLLLASVGSIMLVSYDRLAAACLTAEARVTKQCAPKLILITWVAAMGLSLPWIIKRQYQERQWLDFLEMFCVEDVKFLEVYWHFILMLLVWLPLGVMVVTYGGIIWRLECSARQLTSRGGGKVVVKARGKAMRVTAMVLVASTLCRLPYTVLIYWRNNMVKEINAVEGSYEILWFIASYLMYMNCALNPLIYGFTNVRFRRAMDRTPGLACFRFGTWCCVCCLVTRKTKDLENAQNEIFVIETSPKPKKKLSNAIKNILNINKQTLELSVHMDEVTTKPTKVTPIRIEQCNDI from the exons ATGCTAATGGACTACTGTTTTATCGTAAGTGATTTTCACTTATGCGTTTTATTTTCGAGGCCAGTCTATTTGGAAATGTTTGGTGcggaattgtataaaattgatGAGAAATATTTAGCCAATTGTACGGATTTAACAGCTGACTGTTTGGAT TTAGATACATCACAATACCCATTCCCGAATACACTATGGCTTGTAAAACCAGCCAGAGAAATCGCCTTCAAAAGTTCAGCCATGGTCATCGTTGGAATTATCGGCATCTTTCTGAACTCCATAATCCTCATAATCCTGATGAGGAATCGCTGGTTATGGACGTCCAGCAATATTTTGGTTGGGAATATGGCGCTTGTGGACATGCTGACGTTGCTAATCTGCCCATGGTTCATGCTTGTTAGAGACTTCTACCAGAATTACGTATTGAGAAATTTCGGGTGCAGATTTGAAGGGTTCTTGCaag CAACTCTTCTCTTAGCCAGTGTTGGATCAATAATGCTGGTCTCCTACGACAGACTGGCAGCTGCTTGCTTAACTGCAGAGGCAAGGGTTACTAAGCAGTGTGCGCCGAAGCTTATTCTGATTACTTGGGTTGCAGCAATGGGTCTTTCCCTGCCTTGGATTATCAAGAGGCAGTATCAA gaaaGACAATGGCTAGATTTCTTAGAGATGTTTTGTGTGGAGGATGTGAAATTTTTAGAAGTTTATTGGCATTTTATTCTGATGCTGCTAGTCTGGCTTCCTCTGGGTGTTATGGTAGTCACT tacgGTGGAATAATTTGGCGTTTGGAATGTAGTGCTCGTCAACTGACATCACGAGGTGGGGGTAAGGTAGTGGTAAAAGCGAGGGGAAAGGCTATGCGTGTGACTGCTATGGTTCTAGTCGCATCAACTTTGTGTAGACTACCCTACACTGTGCTAATTTATTGGAGGAACAATATGGTGAAGGAAATTAATGCG GTGGAAGGtagttatgaaatattatggtTTATCGCGAGTTACCTTATGTATATGAACTGTGCCCTCAACCCTCTCATCTACGGCTTCACCAACGTGAGATTTCGAAGAGCCATGGACAGAACACCAGGCTTGGCATGTTTCAGATTCGGTACTTGGTGCTGTGTTTGTTGTttg GTTACCAGAAAGACTAAAGATCTTGAAAACGCACAGAATGAAATATTCGTTATAGAAACATCTCCAAAACCAAAGAAGAAATTATCGAATGcaatcaaaaatattcttaacatcAACAAGCAGACTCTGGAACTCAGTGTCCATATGGACGAAGTCACAACAAAACCCACCAAAGTAACGCCTATAAGAATTGAACAATGTAacgatatataa
- the LOC110995248 gene encoding SET domain-containing protein SmydA-8, producing MDNKKRKMPACEVCQQPANQTCGGCKSVFYCSRNHQKTAWKEHKFQCRLFEIQFSNTAGRYLVATRDIKQGEIILREKAAVSGPRTACTAHCLSCNKKLEPMNVDETLDYYKCSGCYWPMCGLKCEKSSVHEEECKLMSSNNYKSTISYKNPEKAEAAYCVIAPLRMLLLKTSNPEQYNSLMSLESHVEKRINTQLYSILKTNLVTFIVQVLKLPFDEDTILKVAGILDTNSFDVRSPDGVSRFRAIYATAAMINHNCTPNTRHIYLGDDYTLALIATVPIAKGETLTATYTQVLLSTLDRRKHLYTAKYFHCDCERCKDETEFDTYLGSIYCSLCAKGKVEKKPMMLSTDPLNETAPWKCGNCGHCVESRQMFWGNNALKQDLNKMNKKRPEDYETFIKTYSHTLHQKNHLVVQAKLALMQIYGSYEGYGLSELSDELLERKVEICHELLEIADKLEPGWSKFRGSILLELQGAMVMQTKRDFEADKITKSGAQEQLMESMVLLQEAVNILKVEPHMKDALEEKVQELSMLLETTSIECS from the exons ATGGATAACAAAAAGAGGAAAATGCCCGCCTGTGAAGTATGCCAGCAGCCGGCAAACCAAACATGTGGTGGATGCAAATCCGTCTTCTATTGCTCAAGAAATCATCAGAAGACCGCATGGAAAGAACACAAATTCCAATGCCGCCTATTCGAAATCCAATTTTCAAATACCGCTGGTCGATATTTGGTAGCTACCAGGGACATAAAGCAAGGAGAAATTATACTAAGAGAAAAGGCTGCCGTAAGTGGACCAAGAACGGCATGTACTGCTCATTGCCTTTCCTGTAATAAAAAGTTGGAACCCATGAATGTAGATGAAACGTTAGATTATTACAAATGCTCAGGATGTTACTGGCCTATGTGTGGCCTTAAATGTGAGAAGTCCAGTGTACATGAAGAGGAATGTAAGCTTATGTCAAGTAATAACTATAAAAGCACTATCTCATACAAAAATCCTGAGAAAGCAGAGGCAGCATACTGTGTAATAGCGCCTTTGAGAATGCTCTTACTGAAAACATCAAATCCAGAACAATACAACAGTCTTATGAGTCTTGAATCACATGTAGAGAAGAGAATTAATACACAACTGTATTCCATTCTGAAAACCAATCTTGTTACGTTCATTGTTCAAGTGCTCAAACTCCCATTTGACGAGGACACCATATTGAAGGTGGCAGGAATATTGGATACGAATTCGTTTGATGTGAGATCGCCGGATGGTGTAAGTAGATTCAGAGCAATTTATGCTACAGCTGCAATGATAAACCATAATTGTACGCCTAATACTAGACATATCTATTTAGGTGACGATTATACGTTGGCATTGATCGCAACTGTACCAATTGCAAAGGGAGAGACGCTGACAGCAACGTACACCCAAGTCTTATTGAGTACATTAGATagaagaaaacatttatatacagCCAAGTACTTTCATTGTGACTGCGAGAGGTGTAAAGATGAAACTGAATTTGACACTTATCTTGGAAGTATTTACTGTTCGTTATGCGCCAAGGGTAAAGTAGAAAAGAAACCTATGATGCTCTCCACCGATCCCTTAAACGAAACAGCACCTTGGAAGTGTGGAAATTGCGGCCATTGTGTTGAAAGTCGCCAAATGTTTTGGGGGAACAATGCTTTGAAACAAGATctgaataaaatgaataagaaAAGGCCTGAGGACTATGAGACatttatcaaaacatatagCCATACTTTACATCAAAAAAACCATTTGGTTGTACAAGCAAAACTTGCATTGATGCAGATTTATGGTAGTTACGAAGGCTATGGTCTATCAG aACTATCGGATGAGTTACTAGAAAGAAAGGTAGAGATATGCCATGAACTACTAGAAATAGCAGATAAATTGGAGCCAGGGTGGTCCAAGTTCAGAGGCTCTATACTTCTAGAACTCCAGGGTGCTATGGTGATGCAGACTAAACGAGATTTTGAAGCGGATAAGATTACAAAAAGTGGCGCTCAG GAGCAATTAATGGAGAGTATGGTTTTACTTCAAGAAGCCGTGAATATTTTGAAAGTTGAACCACATATGAAAGACGCTTTGGAGGAGAAGGTTCAAGAATTGTCAATGTTATTAGAAACAACGTCGATTGAATgtagttga
- the LOC110995241 gene encoding SET domain-containing protein SmydA-8 encodes MIITKTMDSIKLPYEIHASEDLGRYLVASRDLSPGDIVIEESPIVFGPKAMADPESKMPCVGCYKPIFTDVGERCSKCGWPVCSGNCPGLTDPRHHGVECHILSSRPHCVLDNMAEYYRHDALLPLRCLLLKNIDPERWKLVMDMQSHMESRAPGTEAYDEADEFIVDYLITNFISKLDGDIKTKYLPHASKELLHTICGIIDTNALEIRLPDGSELNGLYAKTSVMEHSCVPNTKHTFKIENNLKICVKVVVPILKGQHIATMYSHALWGTQARRQHLQETKYFSCKCLRCTDPTELGTYLSAMKCMGDGKEQCDGIHLPEDPLDDETDWACSKCKVKVGNSHVNAIISQMGEEVDGVLMMGGAVPMLENILCRLTMFLHPNHYHLYSIKHSLVQLYGRQPSYSTEDILDKKIKMCKDLIFITKTLDPGNARLSLYNSVLHHELHSALVLKSKKVKSCLKTRDALLKEAKDAIEIALSALSDDLGESSGRMLFSVIEGSDKEFKVFCKQNNVTF; translated from the exons ATGATTATCACCAA aACTATGGACTCAATAAAATTACCGTATGAG ATCCACGCCTCGGAAGATCTAGGAAGGTACCTGGTAGCATCAAGAGACTTGTCACCAGGCGATATAGTGATAGAAGAGTCTCCAATTGTATTTGGTCCCAAAGCAATGGCTGACCCGGAATCTAAAATGCCTTGTGTGGGCTGCTATAAGCCTATCTTTACGGATGTTGGTGAACGATGTTCCAA ATGCGGCTGGCCAGTGTGTTCTGGCAACTGTCCGGGGCTCACAGACCCAAGACATCATGGCGTGGAGTGTCACATACTGAGTTCAAGGCCGCACTGCGTTTTGGATAATATGGCTGAATACTACAG ACATGACGCACTTCTGCCACTCCGCTGTTTgcttctaaaaaatattgatccTGAGAGATGGAAGCTGGTGATGGACATGCAATCACATATGGAGAGTAGAGCACCTGGCACTGAGGCTTATga tGAGGCGGACGAATTTATAGTCGACTATCTTATAACCAATTTCATCTCAAAACTGGACGGTGATATCAAGACGAAATACCTTCCCCATGCCTCAAAGGAACtattacatacaatttgtGGTATAATTGATACGAACGCACTAGAAATACGTCTGCCCGATGGATCGGAGTTAAACGGATTGTACGCAAAAACAAGTGTCATGGAACATAGCTGTGTACCGAACACAAAACATACattcaaaattgaaaataaccTAAAAATTTGTGTCAAAGTAGTTGTGCCGATTTTAAAGGGCCAGCATATAGCCACAATGTATAGTCACGCTTTATGGGGAACTCAAGCAAGACGGCAACATTTACAggagacaaaatatttttcatgtaaatGCCTTAGATGTACTGACCCCACAGAGTTAGGGACATATCTAAGTGCTATGAAGTGCATGGGTGATGGAAAGGAACAATGTGATGGGATACATCTACCAGAAGACCCTTTAGATGATGAAACAGACTGGGcttgcagtaaatgtaaagtaaAAGTTGGCAATTCGCATGTCAATGCGATAATTTCTCAAATGGGGGAAGAGGTTGATGGAGTTTTAATGATGGGAGGTGCTGTACCAATGTTAGAAAATATTCTATGCAGACTAACAATGTTCCTGCATCCGAATCATTATCATctatattcaataaaacacTCACTCGTTCAGTTATATGGTAGACAACCTAGCTATTCAACGGAAGATATTTTGGACAAGAAAATCAAAATGTGTAAAGatcttatttttatcactAAAACTTTGGACCCAGGAAACGCTAGATTGAGTTTATACAACTCAGTTTTACATCATGAATTACACTCAGCTTTAgtactaaaatctaaaaaggTTAAAAGTTGTTTAAAAACACGTGATGCGCTTTTAAAAGAGGCGAAAGATGCAATAGAAATAGCTTTAAGCGCACTAAGTGACGATCTTGGAGAGTCGTCTGGTAGGATGCTGTTTTCGGTAATTGAAGGGAGTGATAAGGAATTTAAGGTGTTTTGTAAGCAAAATAATGTtactttttaa
- the LOC110995247 gene encoding transmembrane protease serine 9 yields MGRVILCVLFVIFDFGLCYINLADIECGAQTYRNARIVGGTSSQPAEFPWAASIWRQGTHQCGATVISDRWLITAGHCVCNVFDAFYKAKQLTAVVGFTDISTSDRNEALSSIVPHPDYRCKKKTNDVALLKTIRQLIWSSSIRPACLPQPLDSDYSGQLATVAGWGFTHEDRGIGERPNVLQKTDVLVVDNDVCNDWYKSQGSKVRIIGTQMCAGHETGGKDSCWADSGGPLMTKNENGHTTLIGVVSTGSGCARAKMPGIYTRVSRYTEWIQASVSEDTSRSSLRWFSGAH; encoded by the exons TTGGATTGTGTTATATTAATC TGGCAGATATAGAATGCGGTGCCCAAACCTATAGGAATGCACGTATTGTGGGTGGTACAAGCAGTCAGCCAGCTGAGTTCCCATGGGCTGCCAGCATCTGGAGACAAGGCACCCACCAGTGTGGTGCCACAGTCATAAGTGATCGTTGGTTGATCACAGCTGGGCATTGTGTTTGCAA TGTATTCGATGCCTTTTATAAGGCAAAACAGCTGACAGCTGTCGTTGGCTTCACAGACATATCTACTTCGGATAGAAACGAAGCGTTATCAAGCATAGTACCACATCCCGACTACAG atgCAAGAAGAAGACTAACGATGTTGCCTTACTGAAAACAATTCGTCAGCTAATATGGAGTAGTTCCATTCGACCTGCATGTCTACCACAACCTTTAGATTCAGACTACAGCGGACAGTTGGCTACGGTAGCTGGTTGGGGCTTTACTCACGAAGATAGGGGTATAG GCGAGAGGCCCAATGTTCTTCAAAAGACTGACGTTCTAGTTGTTGACAACGATGTCTGCAACGATTGGTATAAATCCCAGGGTAGCAAAGTTCGCATAATTGGTACTCAAATGTGTGCAGGACACGAGACTGGTGGTAAAGATTCTTGTTGG GCTGACAGCGGCGGCCCACTGATgactaaaaatgaaaatggtcACACTACGCTCATAGGAGTTGTTTCAACTGGTAGTGGATGCGCAAGAGCAAAGATGCCTGGTATCTATACAAGAGTATCTCGATACACAGAATGGATACAGGCAAGTGTTAGTGAAGACACATCACGTTCTAGTTTAAGATGGTTTTCGGGAGCACATTAG